The following are from one region of the Coffea eugenioides isolate CCC68of chromosome 2, Ceug_1.0, whole genome shotgun sequence genome:
- the LOC113759755 gene encoding histone H3.2, with protein MARTKQTARKSTGGKAPRKQLATKAARKSAPATGGVKKPHRFRPGTVALREIRKYQKSTELLIRKLPFQRLVREIAQDFKTDLRFQSSAVAALQEAAEAYLVGLFEDTNLCAIHAKRVTIMPKDIQLARRIRGERA; from the coding sequence ATGGCGCGTACCAAGCAGACTGCTAGGAAGTCCACCGGAGGAAAGGCCCCAAGGAAGCAGCTAGCCACCAAGGCGGCAAGGAAATCAGCTCCGGCAACTGGAGGAGTGAAGAAACCCCATCGTTTCCGTCCAGGAACGGTGGCGCTGAGAGAAATCAGGAAGTACCAGAAGAGTACCGAGCTGTTGATCCGCAAGCTCCCATTTCAGAGGCTGGTGAGGGAAATTGCTCAGGATTTCAAGACTGATCTCCGTTTCCAGAGCAGTGCTGTGGCAGCGTTGCAGGAGGCTGCGGAGGCGTACCTTGTTGGACTGTTTGAGGACACAAATCTGTGCGCCATTCACGCCAAGAGGGTCACAATTATGCCCAAGGATATCCAGCTTGCTAGGAGGATTAGGGGTGAGAGGGCTTAG